From one Danio rerio strain Tuebingen ecotype United States chromosome 19, GRCz12tu, whole genome shotgun sequence genomic stretch:
- the stx12 gene encoding syntaxin-12 isoform X1 translates to MSYGRTDQRASPKDFSSLIQTCSSNIQKITLNTAQIKGLVNQLGTKLDTSGLRERLQYMQHHTNQLAKETNKHLKDLGSISLPVSLSEQRQQKIQKDRLMNDFSAALNNFQAVQRQAAEKEKESVARARAGSRLSADDGGHDEQLVSFDNNDDWGKTTTQTEDVAITEEDLELIKERETAIRQLESDILDVNQIFKDLAVMIHDQGEMIDSIEANVESAEVHVERGAEQLQRAAQYQQKSRKKICFLAVGLSIVVLIIGIVIWKLSS, encoded by the exons ATGTCGTACGGAAGGACAGATCAGCGCGCTTCGCCAAAAGACTTCAGCAGCCTCATTCAGACATGCAGCTCCAATATTCAGAAGATCACACTGAATA CCGCTCAAATCAAGGGCTTGGTCAACCAACTGGGCACAAAACTAGACACCAGCGGCCTGCGGGAGAGACT TCAGTATATGCAGCACCACACAAACCAGCTGGCAAAGGAGACCAACAAACACCTGAAAGACCTCGGCTCAATCTCATTGCCCGTCTCCCTCTCCGAACAG AGACAGCAAAAGATCCAGAAGGACCGGCTGATGAATGATTTCTCCGCTGCTCTAAACAACTTTCAGGCTGTGCAGCGTCAAGCCGCGGAGAAAGAGAAGGAGTCAGTGGCCAGAGCTCGAGCGGGGTCTCGTCTCTCT GCTGACGACGGAGGTCACGATGAGCAGCTGGTCTCCTTTGATAA tAATGATGATTGGGGCAAGACCACCACTCAGACAGAAGACGTGGCCATAACAGAGGAGGACCTGGAGCTCATTAAAGAAAGAGAAACCGCCATTCGTCAACTTGAG TCGGACATTTTGGATGTGAATCAAATCTTCAAGGATCTTGCCGTGATGATCCATGATCAGGGTGAAATGATCG ATAGCATAGAGGCTAATGTGGAGAGTGCAGAAGTGCATGTGGAGAGAGGAGCTGAGCAGCTTCAGAGAGCTGCACAATATCAG CAAAAGTCCCGTAAGAAGATATGCTTCCTGGCAGTGGGCCTTTCCATAGTGGTGCTCATCATCGGCATTGTCATCTGGAAGCTCTCCTCGTGA
- the stx12 gene encoding syntaxin-12: MSYGRTDQRASPKDFSSLIQTCSSNIQKITLNTAQIKGLVNQLGTKLDTSGLRERLQYMQHHTNQLAKETNKHLKDLGSISLPVSLSEQRQQKIQKDRLMNDFSAALNNFQAVQRQAAEKEKESVARARAGSRLSADDGGHDEQLVSFDNNDDWGKTTTQTEDVAITEEDLELIKERETAIRQLESDILDVNQIFKDLAVMIHDQGEMIDSIEANVESAEVHVERGAEQLQRAAQYQQKSRKKICFLAVGLSIVVLIIGIVIWKLS, encoded by the exons ATGTCGTACGGAAGGACAGATCAGCGCGCTTCGCCAAAAGACTTCAGCAGCCTCATTCAGACATGCAGCTCCAATATTCAGAAGATCACACTGAATA CCGCTCAAATCAAGGGCTTGGTCAACCAACTGGGCACAAAACTAGACACCAGCGGCCTGCGGGAGAGACT TCAGTATATGCAGCACCACACAAACCAGCTGGCAAAGGAGACCAACAAACACCTGAAAGACCTCGGCTCAATCTCATTGCCCGTCTCCCTCTCCGAACAG AGACAGCAAAAGATCCAGAAGGACCGGCTGATGAATGATTTCTCCGCTGCTCTAAACAACTTTCAGGCTGTGCAGCGTCAAGCCGCGGAGAAAGAGAAGGAGTCAGTGGCCAGAGCTCGAGCGGGGTCTCGTCTCTCT GCTGACGACGGAGGTCACGATGAGCAGCTGGTCTCCTTTGATAA tAATGATGATTGGGGCAAGACCACCACTCAGACAGAAGACGTGGCCATAACAGAGGAGGACCTGGAGCTCATTAAAGAAAGAGAAACCGCCATTCGTCAACTTGAG TCGGACATTTTGGATGTGAATCAAATCTTCAAGGATCTTGCCGTGATGATCCATGATCAGGGTGAAATGATCG ATAGCATAGAGGCTAATGTGGAGAGTGCAGAAGTGCATGTGGAGAGAGGAGCTGAGCAGCTTCAGAGAGCTGCACAATATCAG CAAAAGTCCCGTAAGAAGATATGCTTCCTGGCAGTGGGCCTTTCCATAGTGGTGCTCATCATCGGCATTGTCATCTGGAAGCTCTCCTCG